In Gossypium raimondii isolate GPD5lz chromosome 12, ASM2569854v1, whole genome shotgun sequence, a single window of DNA contains:
- the LOC105763827 gene encoding protein CELLULOSE SYNTHASE INTERACTIVE 1 has translation MGEGIGNGVSIDVRSAEESLSYARELVPMALVKAREVKGFLSRWKMIVSKLEQIPSCLSDLSSHPFFSKNGLCKEQLQAVSMTVKEAIELADLCLKEKYAGKLKMQSDLDALLGKLDLNLRDVRLLIKTGVLGEATLPELETAGRCRIKELFARLQIGHLEAKHKAVDTLVEVMKEDEKSVLSVIGRSNVAALVQLLTATSPRIREKTVTVICSIAESGSCESWLVSEGFLPPLIRLVESGSTVGKEKATISLQRLSMNEETARAIVGHGGVRPLIEICQIGDSVLQTAAASTLKNISAVPEVRQILAEEGIIKVMINLLDCGILLGSKEHAAECLQNLTASNENLRRSVISENGIRSLLVYLDGPLPQEPAVAALRNLVSLVTTDVLMSHDFLPRLVHVLKSGSLGAQQAAASTICRVCTSSEMKKLVGESGCITLLVRMLEAKSNSAREVAAQALSSLVTVSHNCREYKKDDKTVPNLVQLLDPSPQNTAKKYAVSCLSSLSSSKKCKKLMISYGSIGYLKKLSEMETPGAKKLLERLERGKLRSLFVRK, from the coding sequence ATGGGAGAAGGTATTGGAAATGGAGTTTCGATCGATGTTCGATCGGCCGAGGAATCGTTGTCATACGCTCGAGAGCTTGTTCCTATGGCACTTGTTAAGGCAAGGGAGGTGAAGGGGTTTCTTAGTAGGTGGAAGATGATAGTTTCGAAATTGGAGCAGATTCCGTCGTGTTTATCGGACTTGTCGAGCCATCCGTTCTTTTCAAAGAACGGTCTTTGTAAGGAACAACTTCAGGCCGTGTCGATGACGGTAAAGGAAGCTATTGAATTGGCAGATTTATGTTTGAAGGAGAAGTATGCAGGTAAGCTTAAGATGCAGAGTGATCTTGATGCGTTATTGGGGAAATTGGATCTTAATTTACGGGATGTCAGACTTCTTATCAAGACCGGTGTACTCGGTGAAGCTACATTGCCGGAATTGGAGACTGCAGGACGTTGTCGTATAAAGGAATTGTTTGCACGGCTTCAAATCGGGCACTTAGAAGCAAAGCATAAAGCTGTTGATACCCTTGTTGAGGTAATGAAAGAGGATGAAAAGAGTGTATTATCAGTTATCGGACGGAGTAACGTAGCTGCTTTAGTTCAGTTGTTAACTGCGACTTCACCTCGTATACGAGAAAAGACGGTGACTGTAATCTGTTCGATTGCGGAATCCGGGAGTTGCGAGAGTTGGCTTGTTTCTGAAGGTTTTTTGCCACCTCTCATACGGCTTGTTGAATCCGGTAGCACAGTTGGTAAAGAGAAAGCAACAATTTCATTGCAAAGATTATCAATGAATGAAGAAACGGCCCGAGCAATCGTTGGACATGGTGGGGTTCGACCATTGATCGAAATCTGCCAGATTGGAGACTCTGTTTTACAGACTGCAGCTGCTAGTACTTTAAAAAACATATCAGCTGTTCCCGAGGTTCGACAAATACTAGCCGAGGAAGGTATAATAAAGGTCATGATCAATCTCCTCGATTGTGGGATCTTGTTGGGTTCGAAAGAACATGCTGCCGAGTGTTTACAGAATCTTACAGCGAGCAATGAGAATCTGAGACGGTCCGTTATTTCGGAGAACGGAATTCGAAGTCTATTGGTATACCTCGACGGTCCTTTGCCACAAGAACCCGCAGTTGCAGCCTTGAGGAATTTGGTTAGCTTGGTTACAACGGATGTCCTGATGTCACACGATTTCCTCCCTCGGTTAGTTCACGTGCTTAAATCTGGATCATTAGGCGCACAACAAGCTGCTGCATCGACCATTTGCCGAGTTTGCACTTCGAGTGAAATGAAAAAACTGGTCGGCGAATCCGGCTGCATCACTCTTCTTGTTAGAATGCTCGAGGCTAAATCAAACAGCGCTCGAGAGGTAGCCGCTCAAGCTCTTTCGAGCTTGGTAACCGTCTCTCACAATTGCAGAGAATACAAAAAGGACGATAAAACTGTGCCGAATCTGGTACAGTTGCTGGATCCAAGCCCTCAAAACACCGCAAAGAAGTACGCTGTTTCATGCCTATCGTCCCTTTCATCAAGTAAGAAATGCAAGAAGCTTATGATCTCGTACGGATCAATCGGGTATCTCAAGAAGCTTTCGGAGATGGAAACCCCTGGTGCTAAGAAGCTACTCGAGAGATTAGAAAGAGGAAAACTTAGAAGCTTGTTCGTCCGAAAGTAA
- the LOC105763828 gene encoding F-box protein PP2-A13, whose amino-acid sequence MGANISGGGSIDGDATGPPLRPRLDDIPESCAALILARLNPPEICNLARLNRSFRSASLADFIWESKLPSNYKLIVEKLFVEEDIDLMNLKKKDVYARLTKPIPFDGGTKEIWLDKNTGGVCLSMSSKALTITGIDDRRYWNHISTEESSYRTVAYLQQTWWFEVDGELEFQFPAGTYSLFFRLHLGKSSKRLGRRVCNTEHVHGWDIKPVQFQLTTSDGQHVVSRCYLDNPGSWVLYHVGDFIVENSNALTNIKFSSTQIDCTHTKGGLCVDAAFIYPSSARKEVKLCS is encoded by the exons ATGGGTGCCAACATATCTGGTGGTGGTTCAATTGACGGCGATGCAACCGGTCCTCCATTAAGGCCAAGACTCGATGACATACCAGAGAGCTGCGCCGCCTTGATTTTAGCAAGGTTAAACCCACCGGAGATTTGTAACTTGGCTCGTTTGAACAGGTCTTTTCGTAGTGCTTCATTGGCTGATTTCATATGGGAATCGAAATTGCCATCAAATTATAAGTTGATTGTGGAAAAATTGTTTGTTGAAGAAGATatagatttgatgaatttgaagaagaaagatgttTATGCTAGGTTGACCAAGCCTATCCCTTTTGATGGTGGCACAAAG GAGATATGGTTGGATAAGAACACAGGTGGGGTTTGTTTATCAATGTCTTCTAAGGCGTTGACAATTACAGGGATTGATGATCGCAGATATTGGAACCATATTTCCACCGAGGAATCTAG CTATCGAACAGTAGCCTACCTCCAACAAACATGGTGGTTCGAAGTCGACGGAGAGCTCGAGTTTCAATTCCCCGCCGGGACATATTCCCTATTCTTTAGACTCCACCTCGGGAAATCCTCAAAAAGACTCGGCCGTCGGGTTTGCAACACCGAGCACGTCCACGGATGGGACATAAAACCGGTCCAATTCCAACTAACAACTTCGGACGGCCAACATGTCGTATCTCGGTGTTATTTAGACAATCCAGGGAGCTGGGTTCTCTACCATGTCGGAGATTTCATAGTTGAGAACTCTAATGCGTTGAcaaacatcaaattttcatcGACTCAAATTGATTGCACTCATACAAAAGGAGGCCTTTGTGTTGATGCTGCATTTATATACCCCAGTAGTGCAAGAAAAGAGGTTAAATTGTGTTCATGA
- the LOC128035496 gene encoding secreted RxLR effector protein 161-like produces the protein MRNAIPDDYIVFLQEHEDDNGMMEDDPINFHQAMKSSNSQKWIDAMKDEDENGNVERYKSRLVAKGYTQKEGIDFTKTFSPVSLKDSLRIIMALEMQKIPYASSVGSLMCAQVFKRPDIAYIVGMLDRYLSNPGIDHWIAAKRVMRYLQITKDYMLTYKRSDLLEVVGYSDSDFAGCQDSRKSTSGYIYLLAGGTISWKSVK, from the exons atgagaaatgcTATTCCAGATGATTATATTGTATTTCTCCAAGAACATGAGGATGATAATGGAATGATGGAGGATGATCCAATCAACTTTCATCAGGCCATGAAAAGTTCTAATTCTCAAAAGTGGATTGATGCCATGAAAGATGA GGATGAAAATGGTAATGTGGAGAGGTATAAGTCGCGTCTTGTAGCTAAAGGATATACTCAGAAAGAAGGTATTGATTTTACAAAGACTTTCTCTCCAGTTTCATTGAAAGACTCTTTAAGGATAATCATGGCGCTT GAAATGCAAAAGATTCCCTATGCATCATCTGTTGGAAGTTTAATGTGTGCACAAGTATTTAAGCGTCCGGATATTGCATATATTGTTGGGATGTTAGACAGATATTTAAGCAACCCTGGTATAGACCATTGGATAGCAGCCAAAAGGGTTATGAGATATCTTCAGATAACAAAAGATTACATGCTTACTTATAAGAGATCAGATCTTTTGGAGGTCGTAGGGTATTCTGATTCTGATTTCGCTGGGTGCCAAGATAGTAGGAAATCTACATCAGGCTATATTTACCTATTAGCTGGAGGAACTATATCTTGGAAAAGTGTCAAATAG